cgcggcactgccgcgccaagatcggtggcgtgacaggccctgccacgtcaaccGTCAGCCTTTTCGGTCGTCGCCACATCAGCCCCctgccgcaccaccatgcatAGCAATAGACACGATCAAAAGTGTTAGAcaatgttaaatttaaaattagtttacgcatagtgttaaaattaaaaagaaaattcCCCCGCGCAGCCGCGCTTGCATCTCCCCTGTCCATCCGCCCGCGGCAGATCCCGAGGCGGCTCGCATTTCCGTCCGCCTCCAACGGCCGCTTGGCCACGCCCCGCCCCGACGACACGCGATCCCAATTCCCAGCCTGAGCGAGGTCAACTCAAAGTATGCCCGCGCCCGCCTTAAACGTTGCCTTCCCTCCCCCTCACCCCGCCACGACGCagtcgcagcagcagcagatccACCACCGACGCGCGCGCCGCGCGCCCCGACGCGGAGCGCTGGATCCCGCGCAGCAGGAGGCGTCCAACCCGTCGCCGTCGCCCCCGGCCCCCACACCCGCCGCAACCGCAAGCGGCGGCCGCGGCGTCCGCTACCGCACGCCCTCGTCCCCGGACCTCCTGCTCCTCCCCACCGACGCCGCCAAGATGCGCCGCTACTCCGCGCTGCCCAACGGCGGCCGCCAGGAGACGCTGGCCGACCGCGCGCACCGCTACCGGGGCGTCCTGCTTGTCGTCCTCGCCCCGCTCGCGCTCGTctccctcgtcctcctcctcatgcCGCGCTCGCCAGCCACCACGGGCGTCGCCAGGAGGCCCGGGCCCGCGGGGGCTGACAAGTACGCCGTCATCTTCGACGCCGGGAGCTCCGGCAGCCGCGTCCATGTCTTCCGCTTCGACTCCAACCTGGATCTCGTCCACATTGGCAGCGAGATCGAGCTCTTCGTCCAGGTACGCTACCTGTTCGTCAATTGGATCTGGATCTGGTTCGCGTCTCGTGATCTCAAAGCTCCCTCGTCTCTCGCCTGCAGAAAAAACCGGGACTTAGCTTCTATGCCAACGACCCCCGGGAGGCCGCCGAGTCGCTCGTCTCTCTCCTTGATGAAGCCAAGCGAGTGGTGCCCACGGAATTGCGCGATCAAACGCCTGTCAGAGTCGGGGTGGGTGGCACACCGTACCACTAGGTTGTGTAATTGATGCTTCATGGTGTTCTTACTGTATTAGCTTCCTTCTCTATGCGCAGGCCACCGCAGGGCTGAGAAATTTGGGTGCACAAAAGTCCGAGGCAATATTGCAAGCGGTAAATGGTTCTTCTAGCATAACCTTTCAATAATGTCGTCACTGCATTCATCAGTGGATGTAGCATGCTCTCTCTAAATGAATCTGTGTGTTTTATTACCATGGTCATCAAAATTCTGTTTAACTCAAATTTGCTGCTGCTGTTTCTGCCAATGGTGCAGGTTAAGGATCTTCTTCGCGAAAAGAGTTCCTTTAAAAACCAAGAGGATTGGGTTACAGTTCTTGATGGAACGCAGGAAGGCACATACGAGTGGGTATGATGCTGGTCTTATCCATCTGTTGCTCTCGTAACTGTGTCCAactaaagggcagacccagtgccggaggctcccacatgagtggggtctggtgaagggaaaaaccgaggcaagcctcccCCCcgcaaatctgcggagaggctgcttcgaacccacgacctggtgactcagtgagacagctctcaccactgcaccaggcctgcccttttATACAATGTTGCCAATGCTCAAGATTGATAAGATTAGCTAGTGTATCAGCATTCTTGATTTGGACAAAAGTGCACCACTTATTACAAAAAATGCTTCTTTGTGCAATCTATCTGTCAATCCTTTCAGAACTGCTGTCTGCCAGGCTGCacaatataataaataaatatcatataAGTGATAGTTCAAACCAATTCAGATTCATAGGATCTAATTAGTTTTtaattcattcaaatctaatGCAATAAGTTGGCATGATAGAGGCTTTTGTTTTGACATAATGACATCTCATCATCAAACATTCTGATTACCCATTTCACTTCAGAGGTTTAGGAATTATTCACGGGTTGTGTGAGATTGTTCAGGAATTGCTCATGATTCGTGCTTCTATATTCACACTTTAGTCCCGCAACAAGTAACAATTATTATTTTTCTACCAACTTATAGGTTACTATCAATTATCTGTTGGGAAACTTGGGAAAGACTTATGCAGACACGGTTGGTGTAGTTGATCTTGGTGGTGGATCTGTCCAAATGGCATATGCTATTGCAGAGAAGGATGCAGAAAAGGCTCCTAAACCATCTGATGGGGAAGATGCATATGTGAAGAAACTGTTCCTCAAAGGAACCACATATTATCTTTATGTTCATAGGTTAGTGTTGCAAATTATTGAGCTTTGAATTGTTGCTACCGTTTTAAAGTTCTAATTAGGTCGCCTGTGGCAAACAGGCATAGTAACAGACACCAGCTAAACCAATTTAAGCACCTGATGGTGGTTCCAATCCTGCAAATCCCTTGTTTCTCCTATTTTGATTCATAGGTCATAATCCCCTACAAAGCTGAAAATTGGTGTAGTTCTGAAAGTAGCAACTTAAGGGAATTGTTATgtgatgaaaaaaaaaaacagaaagaaAACACTACTCCTCGGTAGAATAAACTTAAGTGAGCGACATTAAAAAAACATTGTTTTAGTACTATTTCCTGACGTAAAGTCATGCACTGGTCATTTGTATAATTTTTTTGGGCAGTCTGTTGGGAATTACATGATATGATTATACCTGCCCATAACATCATAAAATATTTCTGGAAACATTTTTTTGCAGTTATTTGCTTTACGGGTTGCTAGCTGCTAGAGCAGAGGTCTTAAAAGCTGGCAATGGCAATGGTTACAGCAACTGTATGTTAGAGGGATTTCAAGGTATGGTTGCTTCTACCCTGGTCTCTCTATCATGTATGTTTCCTGTCTGTGTATACAGTCTTGAGTACCTCCACACCAACGAATTGATGTTCTTTTTGTTAAAAAGATGAACTTTGTCAAGTTGCCACGATGTTTTGTTTGGGAAAGGGTCATCGCTTGATGTCCCACAAATTAACTCTATGCCAGCAATCATTCTCTATGATTAATAAAACCTATGCCTATCTTATAGTACCTTGATAGTCTAGTTACAGTGCTGGTCACAACTGTGCTAGAGATTATGGACCCAGTTGGATTGCATTTTTTGTAACTTCTAGATACCTCACCATCTGATATTTTGCTGATTTGTGGCACCTGATATAATTGTGTGTAATGATTGTAGGGCAATACAAATATGGTGACGATACATTTGAAGCATCTGCCTCACCTTCTGGTGCTAGTTATTCAAAATGCAAGGATGATGCAGTGAAAGCTCTGAAAGTTGATGAAGCATGCACCCACATGAAGTGTTCTTTTGGTGGCATTTggaatggtggtggtggtgctggacaaAAGAATCTCTTTGTAGCATCGTTTTTCTTTGATAGGGCTGCTGAGGTAAGGTTATGGAACAATTGGTTCTAGTAGTTTCGTAGTGTCCCATCTGAACTTTGAAATTAATTTTCTTGTTTTCCAGCCGTTGTTTTATCCTTGTTACGTTTGTAACCATTTACTGGTGTCTTTTCAGGCTGGATTTGTGAACGCCAATGCAGCTGTTGCTAATGTTAAACCCTCAGACTTCAAACAAGCTGCCGAGCGTGCTTGCAAGTTGAGTGTGAAGGATGCTGAAGCTACCTTCCCCGGTGTCCAAAAGGATAACATTCCATATATCTGCATGGACCTTATTTATCAGTACACATTACTTGTGGACGGATTCGGTATGACCTGGTCTAACGAAACTAATCAGAATAGCATAAAGGTTGTAAGCGCCTTCTCACTTATTTTGCAAACATTCTTGCAGGTGTTGATCCCGACCATGAGATGACCTTGGTAAAGAAGGTCCCTTACAGTGATGCATATGTTGAAGCCGCATGGCCGCTTGGCAGTGCCA
Above is a genomic segment from Miscanthus floridulus cultivar M001 chromosome 3, ASM1932011v1, whole genome shotgun sequence containing:
- the LOC136547503 gene encoding probable apyrase 2 → MPAPALNVAFPPPHPATTQSQQQQIHHRRARRAPRRGALDPAQQEASNPSPSPPAPTPAATASGGRGVRYRTPSSPDLLLLPTDAAKMRRYSALPNGGRQETLADRAHRYRGVLLVVLAPLALVSLVLLLMPRSPATTGVARRPGPAGADKYAVIFDAGSSGSRVHVFRFDSNLDLVHIGSEIELFVQKKPGLSFYANDPREAAESLVSLLDEAKRVVPTELRDQTPVRVGATAGLRNLGAQKSEAILQAVKDLLREKSSFKNQEDWVTVLDGTQEGTYEWVTINYLLGNLGKTYADTVGVVDLGGGSVQMAYAIAEKDAEKAPKPSDGEDAYVKKLFLKGTTYYLYVHSYLLYGLLAARAEVLKAGNGNGYSNCMLEGFQGQYKYGDDTFEASASPSGASYSKCKDDAVKALKVDEACTHMKCSFGGIWNGGGGAGQKNLFVASFFFDRAAEAGFVNANAAVANVKPSDFKQAAERACKLSVKDAEATFPGVQKDNIPYICMDLIYQYTLLVDGFGVDPDHEMTLVKKVPYSDAYVEAAWPLGSAIEVASSS